Below is a window of Klebsiella quasipneumoniae subsp. quasipneumoniae DNA.
GAGTGAAAAATGCTACAACCTGTTCAGCTTTTCAAAATCCTGTCGGATGAAACACGGCTAGCCATCGTCATGCTTCTCCGTGAGTCCGGAGAATTGTGCGTCTGCGATATCTGCGTTGCCACCTCCGAATCGCAGCCCAAAATTTCGCGACATATGGCTATCCTTCGCGAGGCTGATCTGGTTCTTGACCGTCGGGAAGGCAAATGGATCCACTATCGTCTGTCACCCCATATTCCGGCGTGGGCAGCAGAGACAATCACGACGACCTGGCAGTGTCTGCGCGAGGATGTACGTGAATGGCTGGACAAATCAGCCTGCACCTCCTGCTGAGGCAGGAAAACATATTTACAAAATCATATATGATGGGGTCTGAGATGCTTTTGGCAGGGAGTATATTTTTACTGACGCTGGTACTGGTGATCTGGCAACCCAGAGGCCTGAGTATTGGCTGGAGCGCGAGTATCGGGGCTGTGCTGGCGCTGGGAACCGGTGTCATCCATATCGCTGATATTCCCGTTGTCTGGAATATCGTCTGGAACGCGACAGCGGCATTTATTGCGGTCATCATCATCAGCCTGCTGCTCGATGAGTCCGGCTTCTTTGAATGGGCCGCACTGCACGTCTCCCGCTGGGGTAACGGACGTGGCCGCCTGCTGTTCACCTGGATAGTCTTGCTCGGTGCCGCTGTTGCTGCTTTGTTCGCCAATGATGGCGCCGCGCTGATCCTGACGCCGATTGTGATTGCGATGCTGCTCGCACTGGGGTTCAGCCAGGGCACGACACTGGCCTTTGTCATGGCTGCAGGATTTATTGCAGATACGGCCAGCCTGCCACTCATTGTTTCTAACCTGGTGAATATCGTCTCGGCGGACTTCTTCGATCTGGGCTTTACGCAGTACGCCTCCGTTATGATCCCCGTGGATGCGGCAGCGATTGCGGCCACGCTGATCATGCTGCATCTCTTCTTCCGCAGGGATATTCCGGCAACGTATGACGTTTCGCTGCTGAAGACGCCTGCCAGTGTGATAAAGGATGCGGCAACGTTCAGGGCGGGCTGGATCGTCCTGTTATTGCTGCTTGTCGGTTTCTTCGTTCTGGAGCCGCTGGGGATCCCTGTCAGCGCGATAGCAGCTGCTGGCGCAGCAGTACTGTTTATCGTGGCGAAAAGAGGTCATGGCATCAACACAGGGAAAGTCCTGCTCAGTGCGCCATGGCAGATCGTGATTTTTTCGCTGGGCATGTACCTGGTGGTCTATGGCCTGCGCAATGCCGGGCTCACGGAGTATCTGTCTGGTGTACTGAACCTGCTGGCAGAAAAGGGGTTATGGGCAGCAACGTTCGGCACCGGCTTCCTGACCGCGTTCCTGTCGTCGGTGATGAACAATATGCCGACGGTGCTGATTGGCGCGCTGTCGATTGACGGGAGTACGGCGACTGGCGTCGTCAAAGAGGCAATGATTTATGCCAACGTGATTGGCTGCGATTTAGGCCCGAAAATCACCCCGATTGGCAGTCTGGCAACCCTGCTTTGGCTGCATGTGCTTGCCCAGAAAAATATAACGATCACCTGGGGTTATTACTTCCGCACGGGCATTATCATGACTCTGCCCGTGCTGTTTGTCACTCTGGCCGCGCTGGCGTTGCGGCTTTCCATCACTTTGTAATGAGATAAAGATATGAGCAACATTACCATCTATCACAACCCGGCCTGCGGCACTTCACGCAACACGCTGGAGATGATCCGTAACAGCGGTAACGAACCGACCATTATTTATTATCTCGATACGCCACCGACCCGTGATGAGCTGATTAAACTTATTTCAGATATGGGAATTACGGTGCGTGCATTGCTGCGTAAGAATGTTGAGCCTTATGAACACCTGGGCCTTGATGAAGAGAAATTCAGTGATGAGCAGTTGATTGATTTTATGCTTCAACATCCGATCCTGATTAATCGGCCGGTAGTCGTTACGCCGCTTGGCACTCGTCTTTGCCGCCCTTCAGAAATAGTGCTGGATATTCTACCTGAAGGTCAGAAAGGAGCGTTTACCAAAGAGGACGGCGAAAAGGTCATTGACGAAACGGGGAAGCGGGTTAAGTAACCTGTTTTTTTCGTCTCATTTTTATCGTATTCGGGTGTCTGTCTGTACCATGCAGACGCTCGCTTTTTGTAATGCCAGCTAAAGAAACAGGCTTAACGTAGGATATTTTCCGTTTGCCAAGCGGCCCCCATATTGAATGGCTGACGGTACTGGATTTCGATGAGATAAAAATAGACCGTATTTTTATTGCCAATATTGATGACCCGGTGAAGCGAGCGCTACTTGTTTCTGTGGTGAAAGGGTTACGTGGTACTGGCAAACCACTGGTGTTTGTAGGGGTGGAAACGCCAGGACAGTTTGAATTCGTCCGTTCTCTTGGCCTCGGTTACCTAGTTCAGGGCTGGTATACTGGAAAACCCGAAACAATATCTGCGATGAATATTCAGGGTTAAAACGATACGGGGCCCGGCCCGTATCGGCAACCCGACCCGTCAGCGTATCGCTTTCTGTCTGAAGCCGGTTCAGGTCGGCTTCTATCTGCGCGATGCGGCGGGAGATTTATTCAGAACGACTGCCGAAGTTCATCCGGCGAAGCTTATCCAGCTGCGCCTGCAGATGGTCTATTCCGTGCTCCCGGTCGGCCTGCTTTTCCAGCAGGGCGCGGTTCAGCGCTTCCTGTTCGGAAAGGCGCTGTTTCAGCAGAAGGATGTCGTCAGGGGGAGGTGTTGTTCATAAGCCCGCATTTTACCAGGCTTATTCAACGACAACCAGGATAAAGAGGCCTACAACATGGTCAGGGACGTAAGCAGTCTTTTAGGCTGCCGCCAGTCGATGCCTTCCAGAAGCATTGCCAGCTGCGCCGGGATCAGGAACACTTTGCCATCGCGGGCAGAGGGCCAGGCGAAGCGGCCGCGTTCCAGCCGTTTGGTCAGCAGGCACAGCCCGTCGCCGGTGGACCACAGCAGTTTGACCTTACTGCCGCTGCGGCCCCGGAAGATGAAGACATGGCCGGACATCGGGTCATCTTTCAGCATCGTCTGCACCTTTGCGGCGAGACCATTGAAGCCGTTGCGCATGTCGGTGATACCGGCAACCAGCCAGATTTTGGTCCCTGTTGGCAGGTGGTTATCACTTCCTTTATCTGTCCTGTGATGATCCTTATGACTTCGCCAGACTACTTCACCACACACATGGGTCTGCCAGATACCGGTTCGGGATGGATTTCCGCTTCTACGCTGAACACCGTCTTTAGAAGCTCTGGTTTCATCACTGCTTCCGGAGCACCTTGCGCCATCACGCGACCGCTTGCCAGTACCACCAGATGATCGCAATAGCGGCTGGCCTGATTCAGATCGTGGAGTACCGTCACTACGGTTTTCCCCTGCCTTTTGAGTTCAACCATCAGGCGCATCAGTTCAACCTGATGATTGATATCGAGGTAGGTCGTAGGCTCATCAAGAAGAATGAGTGGGGTATCCTGCACCAGCACCATCGCCAGAAACGCACGCTGGCGCTGGCCGCCGGAAAGCTGGGTTAACCTGCGGTCAGCCAGATTGCGCGTCCGGGTCTGACTCATTGCCACGTTGACCCGCTCGTTGTCTTCCGCGGAGAGTCGCCCCCACAACGACAGCCACGGGCTGCGGCCGTAGGAAACCAGTTCCCGTACAGTGATCCCCTCGGGGGATAAATGGTGTTGCGGCAGTAAAGCCAGGCGGCGAGCCAGCTGGCGGGCGGAAAAACCGGCTATGGGTTTTTCATCAAGCAATATCTCGCCAGAGTCTGGTGTTAACAGGCGAGAAAAACAGTTCAACAGCGTCGATTTCCCGCAACCGTTAGGGCCGAGCAGGGCCGTGATTTTTCCGGCAGGCAGGGCGAGAGAAAGTCCATCCAGCACGGTTTGTGCGCCATAGCTGACGGTCAGATTTTCAGTACGTAATCTCATTTATCGCATTCTCACAAGCAGCGAGACAAACCACGGTGCGCCGATAATGGCGGTCAGCACGCCTGCCGGAAGCTCCAGCGGCGGATGAATGATTCGTGCCAGCAGATCGGCAATGACCAGCAACAACGCGCCCGTCAGGGCCGAAACGGGCATCAGCCAGCGGTGACGCCCGCCGGCGATCCTGCGCACCATGTGCGGCACGACGAGACCAATAAAACTTATCGGGCCACAGACGGCCACGCCGGTTGCTGTCATCGCGACAGCCAGCATCAGCCCCTGGAACCGGGTGCGCTGAACCGACACGCCGAGCGTGGCTGCTCGTGCATCGCCCAGCGCCAGCAGGTCGAGATCGCGACAAAAGCGCAGGCTCAGCGGCAAAAACAGAATGAGCAACGGCACGGTAATCTTCACAAAGTGCCAGTCGCGCCCCCATAAGCTACCCGTCAGCCACAGCAGGGCACTGTTTACATCCTGCGGGTGCAGGAGCATCAGGTAATCCGTCAGGCTCGCCCAGCAGGCGGAAAGCGCCACGCCGGTGAGCGCCAGCTTCATCGGCTGGTGGGTCTTTGCCAGCATCTTCAGCAAGATCAACCCCGCCATACCGCCCGCAAAGGCCAGTAGCGGCAGCACCATCACGGATAGTGATGGCATAAGAAGCAGTGCTCCCACAGAGGCAAGGCTGGCGGCATGGTTAATGCCGAGAATATCCGGTGATGCAAGCGGGTTACGCACAATCCCCTGTACCAGCACGCCCGCCACGGCGAGGGCTGCACCGACAAACAGTGCCAGCAGCAAGCGCGGCAGTCGGTACTCCATCAATACATAATAATGCTCGCGTCCGTCCTGCCAGTCGGTCAGCAGCGCGCGCCACGGCACGGGGATCACCCCCATATGGAGTGATAACAGCGCACAGCCTGCCAGGGCAAGGGTGATGAAAATGACCAGCGCAATTTTCATCCTCGCCTCCTCACCAGCCAGACAAAGCAAGGACTGCCAATCAGCGCCAGCACTGCGCCTGCGGGCAGATCGCCGGGGAAGGCCAGCGCGCGTGCGAGTACATCTGCCATCAGCATCAGCGTGGCCCCCAGCAGCATGCTCACCGGCAGTACGTTGCGCTGATCGAAGCCTGCCCAGAAGCGCGCCAGATGTGGCACCAGCAGGCCGATAAACGCCACCGGACCTGCCACACTGACGCACGCGCCAACCAGAAGCAGCACTAACATATTGATGATCAAACGTAGTCTCGGCAGGTTCACTCCCAGCGTATGGGCGGTACTGTCGCTGACGTTGAGCAGGTTCAGTTGATTCGCCAGCAGCAACACGACAGGGACTGCAGTGACCACCACCGGCAAGAGCTGCCAGACATCCTGCCAGTGGGCGTGGGACACTCCGCCTGCCAGCCAGTAAAAGATGCCGTAAGCATGATCTTCGGCCAGCAGTAGGGTGATGCGGGTCAGGGCCATACAAAAGGCCGACAGCGCGATACCCGCGAGGATCAGTTTGTTTCTGTCCTGGGTATGACGAAACCCGCCTCCTGCGGTCATGACCAGCAGCCAGCTCACGCCGCCCCCGCATGCCGCGATGAACGACAGGGAATAGCCTGCAACCGGCGTCGGACTCAGCGCGCTGGTAAGCGCCATAGCCAGCGCCGCGCCGCTGTTAATGCCGAGCAGTGAAGGAGAGGCCATTGGGTTGTGGGTCAGGGTTTGCAGCAGCGTGCCCGCGAGCGCCAGGCTTGCGCCGATCAGAACGGCGACCAGGCTTCGCGGCAAACGAAGGTTTTGCACCAGCGCTTCTGGTAGCGTTGGCGTGTGTCCAGGCAGCAGGGCGCGGATTGCGTCTGCTCCGGAAACAGGAATGGCCGAGTAGCAAAACAGACTCAGCCAGAAAATAATAATAAGTACTGCAACGGGAAGCCCCCACAGCAGCACCGGGTGTTTTAGCGCGGTCATTTCACATCGGTAAGCGGCTGATGGTGGAAGATTTTTACCGTGTCAGCGGCAATACGCTCTGCGGCAAAAATACCGCGCATCCGCGCCCAGGCGTTACTGTCGACTGAAGCAACCTGCTGCTTCTGCGCGGCGGTTAATATCTGCCAGAGCGGATCTTGTTGCCAGCGTTTAACAATGCTCTCTTCGCGATAGTGGGCAACCAGCAGCCAGGCAGGATTGACCGCCAGCAGTTGCTCCAGGCCGATGGACGGCATGGACGCGCCCGCCATCACAGCGGGAACGTTCAGCCCCAGAGAAGCCAGCACGCTGCCGGTCCAGGTCTCCTGGGTATGCAGGTTGAATAGCTGTTCGCGTGATGTGCCAAAGGCCACGCGTGTCCCTGTGGGAAGCTGGCTGGCCCACTGCGCCATCTTCTCTTTATGTTGTTCCAGACGCGCCTGCATCTTTCGTTTTTTACCTACCACTTCGCCGATGATAGCCGCTGAGTGCAAATTTTCAGCGTAGGTTTCGTTGCGGGACTTAAGCAGCAGTACCGGCGCGATTTGCTGCAAGGCGGTGTAAATCCCCGCATGGCGACTGCTGTCGGCAATGATCAGGTCTGGTTTCAGGGCAGCAATGGCTTCCAGGCTCGGCTGCGCGCGCGTTCCGACGGACTGCCACGGTTTCAGGTGCGCACGCACTTCGGGCAGGATGCGTTTTGCATCGTTATCGTCGGCAATACCGATCGGGCTGACGTCCACGGCGGCCAGCGCATCGGCGAACGAGAGTTCCAGCACCACAATCCGTTGTGGCGTTTTATCGAGTGTAAACGTGCCGTGTTCGTCCTGAACCGTGGCGGCAAAGGCGTGGCCGATCACCAGCAGCAGGCCTGCAAAAAGAAAACGGATAAATGCCAACATAGTCACATTCCAGCTAAAAGCCCGGCAAGCCGGGCGTTAACACATCAGAACTTCAACGACCCCTGCATATACAGCGTGCGCGGCTGGCCTGCGTAGATGCCTTTGTTGTTGTCGTCATAAGAGCGGATGAAGTAGTCCTGGTCGAAGATGTTTTTCACACCGAACGCCAGGTTCAGATCTGCCATCTGCGGGCCAAAGTCATACGCCACGCGTGCGCCCCAGAGCATGAAGCCGGGAATGCGGCCGGTACTTCCGTCGGCGCTCTCTTTCACCGTATTGGCGTTATCCGCAAACTGGCTGGACTGGAAATCGCTGTTCAGATTGAACGTCCAGTTGCCCGGCTTGTAGTCCACGCCCAGCGTGCCTTTATGTTTCGGGGAGAATGGCACCTGATTGCCATAGGTGTCGCCTTTCTCGCGGATTTCCGCGTTCACATACGCATAGCTGGCGTAGACGGAAACGTTATCAAGCGTTGGCGTTAGCGTACCCAGGTCGTAACGTGCCTGCGTTTCCAGCCCGGTATGGCGCGTTTTGCCACGTGCAGTGACGGTGTCGTTGGTCTGGTTGGAGTCGTACTGATTGTTAAAGTTAATTAGGAACAGCCCCATTTCCGCCGTCAGCGCGCCGTCGTCGTAGCGGGTACCGAGTTCCCAGGTTCGCGCTTTTTCCGGTTCCACATTGCCGCTTTGCACAGCCTTGCCAATCTGGCTGTACTGTACGGTGCCGAACGAGCCTTCAGTGTTTGCATAAAGATTCCAGCTATCAGTCAGGTGATAGAGCACGTTCAACGCCGGAAGCGGTGCGTTATAGCTCACCTCTTCGTGCGTGCCTTTGATGGCGTTGTTCTGGTATGACTCGATATGTTCGAAACGCATACCCGGCGTGATGGTCCAGTTGCCGATGTCGATTTTGTCATCCAGATACCAGGCGTGCGCCTCGGTGCCGGAACGCGTGTCGCGGTCGTAAGGGCTTGAGCCGGACGGCAACTGCCCGCTGCTGGTGGCGGTGTAGTAACGCATTTCATGCGTTGATTCATTCACATAGCGATAGCCCACGCCCACTTCGTGCGCGTAAGGGCCGATCATAAAGCTCTGGCTGTAGCGTGGCTCAATACCGCGCACCCAGTAGTTACGCGGCGAGAGGGTGATGCGTTTGCCTTGCTCCAGGTAGCCGCTGCGCAGGGTTTGGGTGTAGAACCCCAGAATGTTGAATTTATGCTGGCTGTCCGGCTGGAACTGGTAGCCCAGGCTCGCCAGCTTGCGACGGCCCCAGAAGCGGTCATACGGGCGGGTGGATTGCCAGCGATCGGCGTCGTAATCCGCGCGGGACAGGCCGCCGGGCATGTCGGCTGCACCATCGTAATATTGCAGCAGGCTGTTGAAGGTGTGCACCTTATTCGGCGCATATTTGCTTTTCAGCATCAGGTCGTCGATGCGGGTGGCGCTGTGCTCGCGCCAGTCACTGCCGCGCGTGCCGGAGTAGAGCAGCGCGGTGCCAAAACCGTTGTCCGCTGTGCCGCCCACCATCAGGTTGTGCGTCTCTTTCGGGTTGTTTTGTGAAGAGGTTGGGCTGAGCTGACCTTCCACCCCCGCCTCGATACCAAAGTCCTGCGGAATGGCGCGGGTAACAAAGTTCACCACGCCGCCCACGCTCTGCGGTCCGTAACGCACCGCACCACCACCGCGCACCACGTCAATGGCATCCATGTTGCCGAGCGAAACGGGAGCCAGTGAAAGCTGCGGCTGACCGTAAGGGGCAAAGGGGACGGGGATGCCGTCCATCAGGACGGTCGAGCGGCTGGCGAGGCGTGGGTTCAGGCCCCGGATGCCAAAGTTCATCGCCAGGTCGTGGCTGCCGGTGCCGTTGTTTTCCGGCGCGCTGACGCCAGGGATGCGGTTAAGCACCTCACGCATGGTGGTTGCGCCGGTTTTGGCGAAATCCTCACGGCGGATCACGTCACGCGCGCCAGCATGTTCAAATACGTCGTTTTCACGCGCATCGCCCAGCCAGTCGCCGACCACGGTCAGGGCATCTTCTTTTGGCGCGGGCGCGGTCTCCAGCGTCCAGCTGTTATTTCCCAGCGGTTTTACCTGCAGTCCGCTGCCGTCCAGCAGCTGTTGCAGGCCGCTCTCGACGTCGTAATCTCCGTGCAGGCCGTTGCTCTGCTTGCCGCGCGTCAGGCTGGCGTCAACCGAGAGGGTAATTCCGCTGTGTGCGGCATACTGATTGAGCGCTTTGTCGAGCGATCCCGGTGCGATATCAACCTGTGCAGCAAAAGCGGAAAACGAGAGACCGGCCAGCGGCAGCAGGCTCAGGCGAATGGCGTTAACCAAAGGTGTTGTTTTACGAAAAACGCGTAACGGCGTCATACCTTCTCCATCATCATTTTTGTTGTGTTCAGCTATGAGTCGAACGAGAAGGGTAAAAAGGACAATCGAAATGAGAATTATTTTTCTTACAGCGGTGAAATGTTTATCCAGTACCGCGTAATAGACTGAATTTTAACGGGAAGCGTTTGAGCGATAACGTTCAGGATCGCATCGGTATTTTTCAGCGGGAACGTCCCGCTCAGGCGCAGCCCGGCAACGGCGGGATCGCAGCGCAGCACGCCGTTGCGGTAACGGCTTAGCGTGGCTATCACCTCACCCAGCGGTTTATCGCTGAAGCTCAGGATGCCCTTCGTCCAGCTTGTACTCTCGTCATCCAGCGGTTTCACTGCGCCAAACTCAGAGGCGCTGAACTGCAGGCTTTCACCAGCGTTCACGATGCGTTTTTGCGCGGGGGCACTGGCGAGAAGTACTTCCACGGCGTGCTGCTGCACGTCAAGCTGCGTGAAATTATCCTGCTGGCGGACGGTAAATTCTGTCCCTAAAGCGGTGAGTTGGCCCTGACGGGTCAGGACGCGGAAGGGGCGTTGCTGCGCATCTTTCGCGGTAGTAATGGCGATTTCACCGTACCAGAGCCGGACGGTGCGCTGATGCGCATCAAAACGCACATCCGCCGCGCTTTGGGTATTCAGCGTGAGCAGGGAGCCATCTTCCAGTTGCTGACGGCTGACTGCGCCTTTGGTGGTGCGGTAATCTGCCCGCAGACCTTCGCCGGTTTCCGACTGCCAGAGTTGCCAGCCTCCGCCAGCGCCGAGCAACAGCAGTAATCCTTTCATCACGTGACGGCGGGTGAGGCGGGTATCGTGCAGCGCCCGGCTGGCAACGTCGCCAGGCACACCGCCAAGCTGGTTGCGCAGGTTTTCAACCTGCTGCCAGGCCCACTGGTTATCCTGATCCTGTTCATACCACTGTTGCCAGCGCGCTTCCTGTTGTGGGCTGACGCGCTCGCCGCTTAGCACGGCATACCAGTGGGAAGCTGAACGCAGCGCCTGACGGCGGGAATCGGTTAACGAAGGATTCATAACCCATGCTCCAGACGAAACAGCAGGCAGTGCTCGACGGCTTTCGCCACGTATTTTTTCACGGAGCTGACGGAAACACCGAGTTTGTGCGCAATCTCGCTGTATGTCAGGCCATCCAGTTGCGAAAGCAGAAACGCTTCACGTGTTTTTCCGTTTAGCCCGTCCAGCATGCTGTCGACGAGTTGTAGGGTCTCGAGCTGGCTTTCGCGTTCCTCAGGTGAAGGCGCTACCCCCTCCGGCATAAGCGCCAGCATCTCCAGATACGCTTTTTCCAGCGCGTTTCGGCGAAACAGGTCCACCATCACGCGTTTGGCGATAGTGCACAGGAAAGAGCGAGGATCGCGGATCGCCGAG
It encodes the following:
- a CDS encoding transcriptional regulator, with the translated sequence MLQPVQLFKILSDETRLAIVMLLRESGELCVCDICVATSESQPKISRHMAILREADLVLDRREGKWIHYRLSPHIPAWAAETITTTWQCLREDVREWLDKSACTSC
- a CDS encoding arsenic transporter encodes the protein MLLAGSIFLLTLVLVIWQPRGLSIGWSASIGAVLALGTGVIHIADIPVVWNIVWNATAAFIAVIIISLLLDESGFFEWAALHVSRWGNGRGRLLFTWIVLLGAAVAALFANDGAALILTPIVIAMLLALGFSQGTTLAFVMAAGFIADTASLPLIVSNLVNIVSADFFDLGFTQYASVMIPVDAAAIAATLIMLHLFFRRDIPATYDVSLLKTPASVIKDAATFRAGWIVLLLLLVGFFVLEPLGIPVSAIAAAGAAVLFIVAKRGHGINTGKVLLSAPWQIVIFSLGMYLVVYGLRNAGLTEYLSGVLNLLAEKGLWAATFGTGFLTAFLSSVMNNMPTVLIGALSIDGSTATGVVKEAMIYANVIGCDLGPKITPIGSLATLLWLHVLAQKNITITWGYYFRTGIIMTLPVLFVTLAALALRLSITL
- the arsC gene encoding glutaredoxin-dependent arsenate reductase; this encodes MSNITIYHNPACGTSRNTLEMIRNSGNEPTIIYYLDTPPTRDELIKLISDMGITVRALLRKNVEPYEHLGLDEEKFSDEQLIDFMLQHPILINRPVVVTPLGTRLCRPSEIVLDILPEGQKGAFTKEDGEKVIDETGKRVK
- a CDS encoding EAL domain-containing protein, translated to MPSGPHIEWLTVLDFDEIKIDRIFIANIDDPVKRALLVSVVKGLRGTGKPLVFVGVETPGQFEFVRSLGLGYLVQGWYTGKPETISAMNIQG
- the tnpB gene encoding IS66 family insertion sequence element accessory protein TnpB (TnpB, as the term is used for proteins encoded by IS66 family insertion elements, is considered an accessory protein, since TnpC, encoded by a neighboring gene, is a DDE family transposase.) produces the protein MRNGFNGLAAKVQTMLKDDPMSGHVFIFRGRSGSKVKLLWSTGDGLCLLTKRLERGRFAWPSARDGKVFLIPAQLAMLLEGIDWRQPKRLLTSLTML
- the fecE gene encoding Fe(3+) dicitrate ABC transporter ATP-binding protein FecE, with product MRLRTENLTVSYGAQTVLDGLSLALPAGKITALLGPNGCGKSTLLNCFSRLLTPDSGEILLDEKPIAGFSARQLARRLALLPQHHLSPEGITVRELVSYGRSPWLSLWGRLSAEDNERVNVAMSQTRTRNLADRRLTQLSGGQRQRAFLAMVLVQDTPLILLDEPTTYLDINHQVELMRLMVELKRQGKTVVTVLHDLNQASRYCDHLVVLASGRVMAQGAPEAVMKPELLKTVFSVEAEIHPEPVSGRPMCVVK
- the fecD gene encoding Fe(3+) dicitrate ABC transporter permease subunit FecD, yielding MKIALVIFITLALAGCALLSLHMGVIPVPWRALLTDWQDGREHYYVLMEYRLPRLLLALFVGAALAVAGVLVQGIVRNPLASPDILGINHAASLASVGALLLMPSLSVMVLPLLAFAGGMAGLILLKMLAKTHQPMKLALTGVALSACWASLTDYLMLLHPQDVNSALLWLTGSLWGRDWHFVKITVPLLILFLPLSLRFCRDLDLLALGDARAATLGVSVQRTRFQGLMLAVAMTATGVAVCGPISFIGLVVPHMVRRIAGGRHRWLMPVSALTGALLLVIADLLARIIHPPLELPAGVLTAIIGAPWFVSLLVRMR
- the fecC gene encoding iron-dicitrate ABC transporter permease FecC, with translation MTALKHPVLLWGLPVAVLIIIFWLSLFCYSAIPVSGADAIRALLPGHTPTLPEALVQNLRLPRSLVAVLIGASLALAGTLLQTLTHNPMASPSLLGINSGAALAMALTSALSPTPVAGYSLSFIAACGGGVSWLLVMTAGGGFRHTQDRNKLILAGIALSAFCMALTRITLLLAEDHAYGIFYWLAGGVSHAHWQDVWQLLPVVVTAVPVVLLLANQLNLLNVSDSTAHTLGVNLPRLRLIINMLVLLLVGACVSVAGPVAFIGLLVPHLARFWAGFDQRNVLPVSMLLGATLMLMADVLARALAFPGDLPAGAVLALIGSPCFVWLVRRRG
- the fecB gene encoding Fe(3+) dicitrate ABC transporter substrate-binding protein FecB; translation: MLAFIRFLFAGLLLVIGHAFAATVQDEHGTFTLDKTPQRIVVLELSFADALAAVDVSPIGIADDNDAKRILPEVRAHLKPWQSVGTRAQPSLEAIAALKPDLIIADSSRHAGIYTALQQIAPVLLLKSRNETYAENLHSAAIIGEVVGKKRKMQARLEQHKEKMAQWASQLPTGTRVAFGTSREQLFNLHTQETWTGSVLASLGLNVPAVMAGASMPSIGLEQLLAVNPAWLLVAHYREESIVKRWQQDPLWQILTAAQKQQVASVDSNAWARMRGIFAAERIAADTVKIFHHQPLTDVK
- the fecA gene encoding TonB-dependent Fe(3+) dicitrate receptor FecA, translating into MTPLRVFRKTTPLVNAIRLSLLPLAGLSFSAFAAQVDIAPGSLDKALNQYAAHSGITLSVDASLTRGKQSNGLHGDYDVESGLQQLLDGSGLQVKPLGNNSWTLETAPAPKEDALTVVGDWLGDARENDVFEHAGARDVIRREDFAKTGATTMREVLNRIPGVSAPENNGTGSHDLAMNFGIRGLNPRLASRSTVLMDGIPVPFAPYGQPQLSLAPVSLGNMDAIDVVRGGGAVRYGPQSVGGVVNFVTRAIPQDFGIEAGVEGQLSPTSSQNNPKETHNLMVGGTADNGFGTALLYSGTRGSDWREHSATRIDDLMLKSKYAPNKVHTFNSLLQYYDGAADMPGGLSRADYDADRWQSTRPYDRFWGRRKLASLGYQFQPDSQHKFNILGFYTQTLRSGYLEQGKRITLSPRNYWVRGIEPRYSQSFMIGPYAHEVGVGYRYVNESTHEMRYYTATSSGQLPSGSSPYDRDTRSGTEAHAWYLDDKIDIGNWTITPGMRFEHIESYQNNAIKGTHEEVSYNAPLPALNVLYHLTDSWNLYANTEGSFGTVQYSQIGKAVQSGNVEPEKARTWELGTRYDDGALTAEMGLFLINFNNQYDSNQTNDTVTARGKTRHTGLETQARYDLGTLTPTLDNVSVYASYAYVNAEIREKGDTYGNQVPFSPKHKGTLGVDYKPGNWTFNLNSDFQSSQFADNANTVKESADGSTGRIPGFMLWGARVAYDFGPQMADLNLAFGVKNIFDQDYFIRSYDDNNKGIYAGQPRTLYMQGSLKF
- the fecR gene encoding ferric citrate uptake sigma factor regulator FecR — its product is MNPSLTDSRRQALRSASHWYAVLSGERVSPQQEARWQQWYEQDQDNQWAWQQVENLRNQLGGVPGDVASRALHDTRLTRRHVMKGLLLLLGAGGGWQLWQSETGEGLRADYRTTKGAVSRQQLEDGSLLTLNTQSAADVRFDAHQRTVRLWYGEIAITTAKDAQQRPFRVLTRQGQLTALGTEFTVRQQDNFTQLDVQQHAVEVLLASAPAQKRIVNAGESLQFSASEFGAVKPLDDESTSWTKGILSFSDKPLGEVIATLSRYRNGVLRCDPAVAGLRLSGTFPLKNTDAILNVIAQTLPVKIQSITRYWINISPL
- the fecI gene encoding RNA polymerase sigma factor FecI; amino-acid sequence: MSDRATTTASLTFESLYGTHHGWLKSWLTRKLQSAFDADDIAQDTFLRVMSSETLSAIRDPRSFLCTIAKRVMVDLFRRNALEKAYLEMLALMPEGVAPSPEERESQLETLQLVDSMLDGLNGKTREAFLLSQLDGLTYSEIAHKLGVSVSSVKKYVAKAVEHCLLFRLEHGL